The genomic DNA GTACTGTGCTCGCTCATGGTACAACAACATTCGCGAAGGAATGGGAATCGGACACCCTGCAGAAGTTCCTGGAAACCTCGATTATGAGCTCTGGCAGGGACCAGCTCCTCGTATGCCTTACTACGACAACCGAATCCACTACAACTGGCACTGGTTGTGGCACTGGGGTAACGGAGAACTTGGCAACAACGGGATTCACTCCCTTGACGTCTGCCGGTGGGGCTTGCAGGTCGAGTTCCCCGAAACAGTTGTCTCGTCTGGCGGTCGATATGCTTATGAAGACGATCAACAAACGCCTGACACGAATATCGCTACTTACGAGTTTGCAGAAGGAAAACAGATTTCCTGGCAAGGCCGAAGTTGCAACCGTCACAAAGACTCCTCAGCTTTTGTCTCCTTCTACGGCGACAAGGGTGCTTGCGAAATCGACGCAAAAGGGAATTACAAATTCTTCGACCGAAACGACAAGCTTTTCGACGAAGAGAAAAAATCAACTTATGCAAACGAGCCGCACATTCAAAACCTTGTTGATGCAGTCCGCTCTGGCGACCATCTCAACTTGAATGCCGAAATCGAGATTGGACATCGCAGTACACTTCTGTGCCATCTCGGGAACATCGCCTATCGCACGCAGTCCATGCTGACCTGTGATACGAAGAATGGACGCATCCTCAATAACGAAGATGCTATGAAACTGTGGAAACGTGAGTACGAACCTGGTTGGGAACCGAAAGTCGGTTAACACTTTGAACTGACGCTTTTAAGCGTCAGTCCCAAACAGGGATCTCGATCCCAATTCAACTCCTGGAGTCAAAATGGCTCCAGGAGTTTTTTGTTCACAGTAAGACAATCTTCAGCAAACTCACCTGACCAGAATGCCTGAGTGTTTCAGTTCAGAAGAAAGATCACTGCTGCGATTTGATTCGCCGATCGAGCTCACGAGTTTGATTGTTGACGGTGTTGAATCTTGCGGGCCATTCGGTACGTTGAAGTTTGCGAAGCGTAGCTTTTGCATCTGCCCATTTCCTGGCTTGAACCTGAGCGTTTGCCAGTCCGAGCAGACCTGTCGGCTCGAGTTTGCGAAGTTCTGCAACACGCTCCCAGTGTGAAATGGCAGATTCCCACCGTGACTGCGATTCGCGGAATTTCGCCAACTCTTCATGAGATTCTGCTTCATTCGGTGCCGACTCCACGATCGATGTCGCAGCCCGTTCAGCGAGATTCGGGTCCACTTTGACACGATTGGCAAGGTCCACATACAGCTGAAGGTGATGTCGATCAAAATCGATCTGACCGAGCAGTTGCTTAATCGCCCCTTGCGAGTCATTCAACTTGTCGAAGCTATTCAGCAGTCCCTCATGAACTTCACGATCGTAAGGTGAAAGCTCGTTTGCAAGTTGAAACTGTTCGATGG from Thalassoglobus polymorphus includes the following:
- a CDS encoding Gfo/Idh/MocA family protein; the encoded protein is MTKISRRALLGSTAAATVAYATGPLFAQKGELPSQKVRVGVMGLSRGRSLAVSAARLPGVDVAYVCDVDSSRAGSAVAQLEKDTGQSPEPITDYRRMLDDKDLDIVVCAAPNHWHAPATILACNAGKHVYCEKPASHNPWEGEMMIKAARHNDRAVQLGTQRRTSTGYIDAIAKLHEGIIGNVYCARSWYNNIREGMGIGHPAEVPGNLDYELWQGPAPRMPYYDNRIHYNWHWLWHWGNGELGNNGIHSLDVCRWGLQVEFPETVVSSGGRYAYEDDQQTPDTNIATYEFAEGKQISWQGRSCNRHKDSSAFVSFYGDKGACEIDAKGNYKFFDRNDKLFDEEKKSTYANEPHIQNLVDAVRSGDHLNLNAEIEIGHRSTLLCHLGNIAYRTQSMLTCDTKNGRILNNEDAMKLWKREYEPGWEPKVG